In a single window of the Natronosalvus caseinilyticus genome:
- a CDS encoding histidine kinase N-terminal 7TM domain-containing protein, whose translation MTDLRSVFVGALLVAAVLSMGVVVYALRKRRNRQDRLTTILAVMMAITCAWSVGSLGAHLSASATATWFWFGLINVATFALPVSWLVFAAHYANYDRHITRGTIGLLAVVPTLTFLTMVTNGFHGWFLADARFVDERALITYTTGWAYDLHLIYAYTLILAGIALIGHVAYTSRRVYRKQAIAIAAAVVVPLLANVFYVRMGGIESFNWTPVAFAITGVAIAAAIFRYQLLEIVPVARESVVETMRDGVIVLDGQGRIVDVNATAESVLEGSDSDASADLVGAPTDRVRIGTETVESIVETGRDELAIERAGTTQHLAIRSEPITAESDATLVMIRDVTQRREHERELERTNARLDEFASVVSHDLRNPLNVAAGYLDILETSVDEDGRETLDVVRTQHDRMQAIIDDALTLAREGSTVDETETEALSLEAVAREAWDGVDTGEATLTVVDDRSLEADRDRLLRVLENLFRNCVEHAGPAVAVAVGSSDEGFYVVDDGPGIPPEERERVFDSGYSTGADGTGFGLSIVTQIADAHGWTVECSERGRNGFDGACFEFSIRNSADRLGPALAQKQ comes from the coding sequence ATGACTGACCTCCGTTCCGTCTTCGTCGGGGCATTGCTCGTTGCAGCGGTACTCTCGATGGGGGTCGTCGTCTACGCCCTTCGGAAACGGCGCAATCGTCAGGATCGACTGACGACGATTCTAGCAGTCATGATGGCGATCACCTGTGCCTGGAGCGTCGGATCGCTGGGGGCGCACCTGAGTGCCAGCGCGACAGCGACGTGGTTCTGGTTCGGACTGATCAACGTCGCGACGTTCGCGTTGCCCGTCTCTTGGCTCGTCTTCGCTGCTCACTACGCGAACTACGACCGACATATCACTCGAGGAACGATCGGGCTGTTGGCCGTCGTTCCCACTCTCACGTTTCTCACGATGGTGACGAACGGGTTTCACGGCTGGTTCCTGGCCGATGCCAGGTTCGTCGATGAACGCGCGCTCATCACCTACACGACCGGCTGGGCGTACGACCTTCACCTGATTTACGCCTACACCCTGATTCTCGCCGGCATCGCGCTGATCGGGCACGTCGCATACACCTCCCGTCGCGTTTATCGAAAACAGGCGATTGCGATCGCTGCCGCCGTCGTCGTCCCCCTCCTCGCGAACGTCTTTTACGTCCGAATGGGTGGAATCGAATCGTTCAACTGGACGCCCGTCGCGTTCGCAATTACCGGCGTTGCCATCGCCGCGGCTATCTTCCGCTATCAATTGCTCGAGATCGTGCCGGTCGCCCGGGAATCCGTCGTCGAGACGATGCGCGACGGCGTGATCGTGCTCGACGGACAGGGGCGAATCGTCGACGTGAACGCGACAGCCGAATCCGTACTCGAGGGGTCGGATTCCGATGCCTCCGCTGATCTCGTCGGTGCCCCCACCGATCGAGTCCGGATCGGGACCGAAACCGTCGAATCCATCGTCGAGACCGGCCGTGACGAACTCGCCATCGAACGGGCGGGGACCACACAGCACCTGGCCATCCGAAGCGAACCGATCACGGCCGAGTCGGACGCCACGCTGGTGATGATCCGGGACGTAACCCAGCGGCGCGAACACGAACGCGAACTCGAGCGGACGAACGCTCGCCTCGACGAGTTCGCGAGCGTCGTCAGTCACGACCTCCGGAACCCGCTGAACGTCGCGGCCGGGTACCTCGACATTCTCGAAACGTCCGTCGACGAGGATGGTCGAGAGACACTCGACGTCGTTCGAACGCAACACGATCGAATGCAGGCGATCATCGACGACGCGCTGACCCTGGCGCGGGAGGGATCGACCGTCGACGAAACCGAGACCGAGGCCCTGTCGCTCGAGGCCGTCGCTCGCGAGGCCTGGGACGGCGTCGACACGGGCGAGGCGACGCTGACGGTCGTCGACGATCGATCGCTCGAGGCCGATCGGGATCGGTTGCTTCGGGTTCTCGAGAACCTCTTTCGAAATTGTGTCGAACACGCAGGACCAGCAGTCGCCGTCGCTGTGGGCTCGAGCGACGAGGGCTTCTACGTCGTCGACGACGGACCCGGAATACCACCGGAGGAACGGGAACGCGTGTTCGATTCGGGGTACTCGACCGGAGCAGATGGAACGGGTTTCGGGCTCTCGATCGTCACCCAGATCGCCGACGCACACGGCTGGACCGTCGAGTGCAGCGAACGCGGGCGAAACGGATTCGACGGCGCCTGCTTCGAATTCTCGATTCGGAACTCGGCCGACCGTCTCGGGCCCGCTCTGGCCCAGAAACAGTGA
- the panB gene encoding 3-methyl-2-oxobutanoate hydroxymethyltransferase: MPTVRDVREKAGTEPITMLTAYDAPTARIVDRAGVDVILVGDSVGNTTLGYETTLPVSVDQMASHVGAVSRATEDALVVADMPFLSFGVDEKESLENAGRMLKEEGAEAVKLESGPHTVDLTEKMVQLGIPVMAHLGLTPQHVNQYGGFPRQGTDEESARAIVDLAQAHEDAGAFSLVLEHVPSNVASQVTEAIDIPTIGIGAGPDCDGQVLVFHDAVGISEWSPSFSKQFGNVREEMESAAEGYVDAVEGGAFPAEEHSYEQSDLDRIY, encoded by the coding sequence ATGCCAACGGTTCGTGACGTTCGCGAGAAGGCCGGAACGGAACCGATCACGATGCTCACTGCCTACGACGCGCCCACCGCCCGCATCGTCGATCGAGCCGGCGTCGACGTGATTCTCGTCGGCGACAGCGTCGGCAACACGACCCTCGGGTACGAGACGACGCTCCCGGTGAGCGTCGATCAGATGGCCAGCCACGTCGGCGCTGTCTCCCGGGCAACCGAGGACGCCCTCGTCGTCGCCGACATGCCGTTTCTCTCCTTCGGCGTCGACGAGAAAGAGAGCCTCGAAAACGCCGGACGCATGCTCAAAGAGGAGGGCGCCGAAGCGGTCAAACTCGAGTCGGGCCCACACACCGTCGACCTCACCGAGAAGATGGTCCAGCTCGGCATCCCGGTGATGGCCCACCTCGGGCTGACCCCCCAGCACGTCAACCAGTACGGTGGCTTCCCCCGCCAGGGAACCGACGAGGAGTCCGCCCGAGCAATCGTCGACCTGGCCCAGGCCCACGAGGACGCTGGCGCGTTCTCGCTCGTCCTCGAGCACGTTCCCTCGAACGTCGCGTCGCAGGTCACGGAGGCAATCGACATCCCGACGATCGGGATCGGTGCGGGGCCAGATTGTGACGGACAGGTGCTCGTGTTCCACGACGCGGTGGGGATCAGCGAGTGGAGTCCCTCGTTCTCGAAGCAGTTCGGAAACGTCCGCGAGGAGATGGAGTCGGCCGCCGAGGGCTACGTCGACGCCGTCGAGGGCGGGGCGTTCCCCGCGGAAGAACACAGCTACGAGCAGTCTGACCTGGATCGGATCTACTGA
- a CDS encoding (R)-citramalate synthase: MTRPPTPLTDTSVELLDTTLRDGEQAPGVSLSPDEKVEIARALERAGVAVIEAGSACTGAGERKAISRVTDLDLEARVTSFCRGVRNDVDLALDCDVDGVHLVVPASDRHVEGKVGSTREDVLETTADLVGYAADHGLWVEVIGEDGSRADLDYLETLMEAALEAGADRTCFADTVGHTGPERTAEAVSRLAELGPVSAHTHDDLGLGVTNALAAVSAGADLVHCTVNGLGERAGNVALEEVAISLEHVYGVETVELEELYDLAQRVARATGVELAPNKAVVGQNAFTHESGIHTDGTLKDDRMYEPYPPETVGRERRLALGKHTGRAGVRAALEEHGVDATDEQVGTIATRVTELGDRGRRVTDADLLTIAEDVTGADRDRTVELLDLNATSGGEVPTASVRLSVAGEERIASGTGSGPVDAAVSAVREAIGSAADADLEAYHVDAVTGGTDAVVTVEVTMARDDRSVTVARSEADITRASVEAMVDALDRLLEDEDERQVVASADD, translated from the coding sequence ATGACTCGCCCACCCACCCCGCTTACGGATACGTCCGTCGAACTGCTGGATACGACCCTCCGAGACGGCGAACAGGCGCCCGGCGTCTCGCTCTCGCCAGACGAAAAAGTCGAGATCGCCCGCGCCCTCGAGCGCGCCGGCGTCGCCGTCATCGAGGCCGGGAGCGCGTGTACTGGTGCAGGCGAGCGCAAAGCCATCTCCCGCGTGACCGACCTCGACCTCGAGGCTCGCGTGACGAGCTTCTGCCGCGGCGTCAGGAACGACGTCGACCTCGCCCTGGACTGTGACGTCGACGGCGTCCACCTCGTCGTCCCCGCGAGCGACCGCCACGTCGAGGGGAAAGTCGGCAGCACCCGCGAGGACGTCCTCGAGACGACCGCAGACCTGGTCGGCTACGCCGCGGATCACGGCCTCTGGGTCGAGGTGATCGGCGAGGACGGCTCGCGGGCCGACCTGGACTACCTCGAGACCCTGATGGAAGCCGCCCTCGAGGCCGGCGCCGACCGGACCTGCTTCGCCGACACGGTCGGCCACACGGGCCCGGAGCGAACGGCGGAGGCGGTCTCCCGGCTGGCCGAACTCGGGCCAGTCAGCGCCCACACGCACGATGACCTCGGCCTCGGCGTGACGAACGCCCTCGCCGCCGTCTCCGCGGGGGCCGACCTGGTCCACTGCACGGTCAACGGACTGGGCGAACGCGCCGGGAACGTCGCCCTCGAAGAGGTTGCCATCTCGCTCGAGCACGTCTACGGCGTCGAGACGGTCGAACTCGAGGAACTCTACGACCTCGCCCAGCGCGTCGCCAGGGCGACGGGCGTCGAACTGGCGCCGAACAAGGCCGTCGTCGGGCAGAACGCGTTCACCCACGAGAGCGGCATCCACACCGACGGCACCCTGAAGGACGACAGGATGTACGAGCCCTACCCGCCCGAGACGGTCGGGCGGGAGCGACGACTCGCGCTCGGCAAGCACACCGGCCGGGCCGGCGTCAGGGCCGCGCTCGAGGAACACGGCGTCGACGCGACCGACGAACAGGTCGGGACGATCGCTACTCGAGTCACCGAACTCGGCGACCGCGGGCGGCGGGTGACCGACGCCGACCTCCTCACGATCGCCGAGGACGTCACCGGCGCCGACCGCGACCGGACGGTCGAACTGCTCGACCTGAACGCGACCAGCGGCGGCGAGGTGCCCACGGCGAGCGTTCGCCTCTCGGTCGCCGGCGAGGAACGAATTGCTTCGGGGACTGGCTCAGGCCCCGTCGACGCCGCCGTCTCCGCCGTTCGCGAAGCGATCGGGTCCGCTGCGGACGCCGACCTCGAGGCCTACCACGTCGACGCCGTCACCGGCGGTACGGACGCGGTCGTCACCGTCGAGGTCACGATGGCTCGAGACGACCGCAGCGTGACGGTCGCCAGGAGCGAGGCCGACATCACCCGCGCGAGCGTCGAGGCGATGGTCGACGCGCTCGACCGGTTGCTCGAGGACGAGGACGAACGGCAGGTAGTGGCGTCGGCGGACGACTGA
- a CDS encoding DUF192 domain-containing protein gives MPVVYDPDGAARTLATTVDTADSLLQQTRGLMFRRSLPDDYALAFQFERAKTRDIHMLFVFVPLDVLWVEDGVVQRVETLRPWRGFARGRADLILELPAGAADGVEPGERLVLEGDSRRN, from the coding sequence GTGCCAGTCGTGTACGACCCAGACGGTGCGGCGCGGACGCTTGCGACGACCGTCGACACCGCCGACTCCCTCCTCCAGCAGACTCGCGGGTTGATGTTTCGTCGGTCGCTCCCCGACGACTACGCGCTCGCCTTTCAGTTCGAGCGGGCGAAAACCCGCGACATCCACATGCTGTTCGTGTTCGTTCCGCTCGACGTACTCTGGGTCGAAGATGGCGTCGTCCAGCGGGTGGAAACCCTCCGACCCTGGCGAGGATTCGCCAGAGGTCGGGCCGACCTCATCCTCGAGTTGCCGGCGGGTGCCGCCGACGGCGTCGAACCTGGTGAGCGGCTCGTTCTCGAGGGCGATTCCCGACGAAACTGA
- a CDS encoding DUF7097 family protein — protein sequence MEKTPRGTSVGVDDPYAFAGVCDHLTSDGKCRYAFDHYQHDPEFARERAEADYACVVVDAEGDCNGCHGASESASDASDGSNGSDESNANEPSPWAACPHFRSRTTERECARCGLEERRLGQLPQESAISGERPLLEEHHLSYARDGETVGHEITIYLCRWCHAKVHNSWARITDDVAPDPEALAEREGRRSLEQSELGFETAADRAGRSNEER from the coding sequence ATGGAGAAGACGCCACGGGGAACGTCGGTCGGCGTCGACGACCCCTACGCGTTCGCCGGCGTCTGCGATCACCTCACCAGCGACGGGAAGTGCCGATACGCCTTCGATCACTACCAGCACGACCCCGAGTTCGCCCGCGAGCGAGCCGAGGCCGACTACGCGTGCGTGGTCGTCGACGCGGAAGGCGACTGTAACGGATGTCACGGTGCGAGCGAGTCGGCGTCGGACGCGAGCGACGGGAGCAACGGAAGCGACGAGAGTAACGCAAATGAACCCTCACCCTGGGCCGCATGCCCCCACTTCCGGTCCCGGACGACTGAACGCGAGTGCGCTCGCTGCGGGCTCGAGGAACGCCGACTCGGCCAGCTTCCCCAGGAGTCGGCCATCTCCGGCGAGCGCCCACTACTCGAGGAACACCACCTGTCCTACGCTCGTGACGGCGAGACCGTCGGTCACGAGATCACGATCTATCTCTGTCGGTGGTGTCACGCGAAGGTGCACAACTCGTGGGCGCGGATCACCGACGACGTCGCCCCCGATCCGGAGGCGCTCGCCGAACGCGAGGGTCGCCGGTCGCTCGAGCAGTCCGAACTCGGATTCGAGACCGCGGCGGATCGGGCCGGCCGCTCGAACGAAGAGCGCTAG
- a CDS encoding DUF7128 family protein — MVVTTQRDDATWYECEECGLLFDLQDDAEEHERHCDAEGPSYIQ, encoded by the coding sequence ATGGTGGTCACAACCCAGCGCGACGACGCCACCTGGTACGAGTGCGAGGAGTGCGGCCTGTTGTTCGATCTTCAAGACGATGCCGAGGAACACGAACGACACTGCGACGCCGAAGGCCCGTCGTACATCCAGTGA
- a CDS encoding DUF7508 domain-containing protein: MPLQKQWRPLERSTVAQAPDRPGVYELGDADGEVRTIDSGVLRDELKTALAYESADRVRWEATHTLEEAENRAVEHRARAGLEE, encoded by the coding sequence ATGCCGCTTCAAAAACAGTGGCGACCCCTCGAGCGTTCGACCGTCGCGCAGGCGCCGGATCGTCCGGGGGTTTACGAACTCGGCGATGCAGACGGTGAGGTCCGAACGATCGACTCGGGCGTCCTCCGGGACGAACTCAAGACGGCGCTCGCCTACGAGAGCGCCGACCGGGTGCGCTGGGAGGCGACGCACACGCTCGAGGAAGCCGAGAACCGAGCCGTCGAGCACCGTGCTCGAGCGGGTCTCGAGGAGTAG
- a CDS encoding DUF5796 family protein has protein sequence MSTRSNVAPSTLPVELVDGGVVVRYLDGRETFYNGVPEPKAGSVRSPPGKEVHVLVTDPDGVEGVMTYVNDRNTHEDILEATGVGRVMLEATDEEELFPGVTVTTEGYSVRVEADHAVVDGRVFVFAEDEMSEHAYELVEGEGGDERDQEEVRDERDKRDERDRSE, from the coding sequence ATGAGCACGCGAAGCAACGTCGCCCCGAGCACGCTGCCGGTCGAACTGGTCGACGGCGGCGTCGTCGTTCGCTACCTCGACGGACGGGAGACGTTCTACAACGGCGTTCCGGAACCGAAGGCGGGAAGCGTTCGGTCCCCGCCGGGAAAGGAGGTCCACGTCCTGGTCACCGATCCCGACGGCGTCGAGGGCGTGATGACCTACGTCAACGATCGAAATACCCACGAGGACATCCTCGAGGCGACGGGCGTCGGGCGAGTCATGCTCGAGGCGACGGACGAGGAGGAGTTGTTTCCCGGAGTTACCGTAACGACCGAGGGGTACTCCGTTCGCGTCGAGGCGGATCACGCTGTCGTCGACGGCCGGGTGTTCGTCTTCGCCGAGGACGAGATGAGCGAGCACGCGTACGAACTGGTCGAGGGTGAGGGAGGAGACGAGCGGGACCAGGAAGAGGTGCGAGACGAACGGGACAAACGGGACGAACGAGACAGGTCCGAGTGA
- a CDS encoding shikimate kinase has product MDGRATAPAAGTILNALATGTGAAFAIDLETTATVELDGSEGVSGTVENAPDADTTLIERCVERTLEHYRDDAGFEDSIQGGTVATKSDVPLASGLKSSSAAANASVLATLDALGSGLADDVDRLEACLVGVEAARDAGVTVTGALDDASASMLGGVTITDNTEDRLLEHDRSDFARHAAIYTPPEQSFSADADVDACKRIDSMADLVAELALDGRYAEAMTVNGFAFCGALECATKPMLEALPDAAGVSLSGTGPSYVAVGNRDALETVCGRWRDRPGTTRLVRTRTEGATTL; this is encoded by the coding sequence ATGGACGGTCGGGCGACCGCACCCGCTGCTGGCACGATACTCAACGCTCTGGCGACCGGCACGGGCGCCGCGTTCGCGATCGACCTCGAGACGACCGCGACGGTCGAACTCGACGGTTCGGAAGGCGTCTCCGGGACGGTCGAGAACGCTCCCGACGCCGACACCACGCTGATCGAACGCTGCGTCGAGCGCACGCTCGAGCACTACCGCGACGACGCTGGCTTCGAGGACTCGATCCAGGGCGGAACGGTCGCGACCAAAAGCGACGTCCCCCTCGCCTCGGGGCTCAAGAGCTCGAGCGCCGCCGCCAACGCGTCCGTACTCGCGACGCTCGACGCCCTCGGCTCCGGACTCGCCGACGACGTGGACCGACTCGAGGCCTGCCTGGTCGGCGTCGAGGCCGCCAGGGACGCGGGCGTCACCGTCACCGGCGCGCTCGACGACGCGAGCGCGAGCATGCTCGGGGGCGTCACGATCACCGACAACACGGAGGACCGGTTGCTCGAGCACGACCGATCGGACTTCGCACGGCACGCCGCCATCTACACCCCACCGGAACAGTCGTTCAGCGCCGACGCCGACGTAGACGCCTGCAAACGGATCGACTCGATGGCCGACCTCGTCGCCGAACTCGCCCTCGACGGACGCTACGCCGAAGCGATGACCGTCAACGGCTTCGCCTTCTGTGGCGCCCTCGAGTGTGCGACCAAACCGATGCTCGAGGCGCTTCCGGACGCTGCAGGCGTCTCGCTCTCCGGGACGGGCCCGAGTTACGTGGCCGTTGGTAATCGAGACGCACTCGAGACGGTGTGTGGGCGGTGGCGAGACAGACCGGGGACGACGCGATTGGTTCGAACGCGGACCGAGGGAGCCACAACGTTATGA
- a CDS encoding chorismate mutase, whose translation MTNDSETTTDEPNDEGRAPEEMDLEELREEIQEIDQDLVELIARRTYVADTIAKVKAAEDLPTTDETQEARVMERAGENADRFDVDANLVKAIFRLLIELNKIEQNYHIRDENDTQWDDN comes from the coding sequence ATGACGAACGATTCAGAGACCACGACCGACGAACCGAACGACGAAGGACGGGCGCCCGAGGAGATGGACCTCGAGGAACTACGCGAGGAGATCCAGGAGATCGACCAGGACCTCGTCGAACTGATCGCGCGCCGAACCTACGTCGCAGACACCATTGCGAAGGTGAAAGCCGCCGAGGACTTACCCACGACGGACGAAACGCAGGAGGCTCGAGTGATGGAGCGAGCGGGCGAGAACGCGGATCGATTCGACGTCGATGCGAACCTCGTTAAGGCAATCTTTCGGCTTCTGATAGAGCTGAACAAGATAGAGCAAAATTACCATATTCGGGACGAAAACGACACACAGTGGGACGATAACTAA
- a CDS encoding tyrosine-type recombinase/integrase encodes MTDNKDRLDKLEAGKNAYGEVSGNPKDRLAEVEPEFLAVDEDPFDLFMLEDRHQEITDATYNQWTRTFDQWRNFMEAQGRHPACPSSVHVSKFVRFQTEELENSEGDVKSKLFRVNAAYEWMQEDGQIPAPTDYNPYKKWLKKGRLSTDSERSYPRISLDELRERVNDITNIRERALTVTHLKLGCRSSELANINLADISIEHDELREHYTEMGTHPKIEQYENVVYIPSERDGNKREVDTILPLDEETRQAIVDWLLIRPDNSKDALFFTDKGKRPAHNDIAHFWKKYWWPEYKFGEDEYYDSITPHWCRHHFTSWWSTQGIPRVQRKYMRGDRTDEYNRRRSAMDAYMHEYFENIEPVYREGIFQLRLDKV; translated from the coding sequence ATGACTGATAATAAAGATCGACTTGACAAACTCGAAGCGGGGAAGAACGCCTACGGTGAGGTATCGGGGAATCCGAAAGACCGGCTTGCTGAAGTTGAGCCGGAATTTTTGGCCGTTGATGAAGACCCGTTTGATCTGTTCATGCTCGAAGACCGGCATCAGGAGATCACTGACGCGACCTATAATCAGTGGACGAGAACCTTCGACCAGTGGCGTAACTTCATGGAAGCCCAGGGACGCCATCCGGCGTGCCCGTCAAGCGTGCACGTTTCGAAGTTCGTTAGATTCCAAACCGAGGAATTGGAGAACAGCGAGGGAGACGTGAAGAGCAAGCTCTTCCGGGTGAATGCTGCATATGAGTGGATGCAGGAAGACGGGCAAATCCCAGCACCGACAGATTACAATCCGTACAAGAAGTGGTTGAAGAAGGGTCGGTTATCGACAGACAGTGAACGCTCGTATCCGAGAATCTCGTTGGATGAGCTTCGAGAGAGGGTCAATGACATCACAAACATTCGGGAACGGGCTCTCACCGTCACGCATTTGAAACTCGGGTGTCGCTCGAGTGAGCTTGCGAACATTAACCTGGCCGACATCAGCATCGAGCACGATGAACTGCGTGAGCACTACACTGAGATGGGAACGCACCCGAAAATCGAGCAGTACGAGAATGTAGTGTATATCCCGTCTGAGCGGGATGGGAACAAGCGTGAGGTAGATACGATATTGCCGCTTGACGAAGAGACTCGGCAGGCGATCGTGGATTGGTTGTTGATTCGTCCGGATAATTCGAAGGATGCGTTGTTCTTCACGGACAAAGGGAAACGTCCCGCGCACAACGACATCGCGCACTTTTGGAAGAAGTACTGGTGGCCGGAGTACAAGTTCGGTGAGGATGAGTACTACGATTCAATCACGCCGCATTGGTGTCGACACCACTTCACGTCGTGGTGGAGTACCCAAGGTATCCCGAGGGTGCAACGGAAGTATATGCGTGGTGACCGGACTGACGAGTACAATCGCCGGCGGTCAGCGATGGACGCCTATATGCACGAGTACTTCGAGAACATCGAACCCGTGTATCGGGAGGGTATTTTCCAGCTGCGGTTGGACAAGGTGTAG
- a CDS encoding Cdc6/Cdc18 family protein, producing MSIFESNGIFDNDRVLRHDSYTPDEFLARETQEQELVSALKSVYRGSPPKNIVLRGKNGTGKTSLTKSILETLTEDCAEKGINVTTVYVNCSDSHNDKSSYDTTREITNSLREIRNPSGYDKIGSGYSQGELYEKMFDELESSGDTNIIVLDELDGLGEDEILYKISRATTNGDLPMDTDVGLIGITNDPGCIKNFSPTVKDSLCEEFIEFSPYKATELEAILGARKEEAFVDGVLNDDVIPLCSAITARDSGSARQALKLLEKSGEIADDENADNVSVEHVREADTQIDKDDVKNSLKGLTTQERLALLSVAIKSIDPSSSSNKVPTSDLFEAYETIATRHGHSARSYNRFSDRLKALEQQNLISLTPTQKSGYQNTFDLEVNAALLIEAFDEIVSNGMAGESSGLQRTVEAIMKRANDAGEVSRRDLTLETCSF from the coding sequence ATGTCTATATTCGAATCAAACGGAATCTTCGACAATGATCGAGTACTCCGCCACGACTCATACACACCAGACGAATTCCTTGCACGCGAAACTCAAGAACAAGAACTCGTCAGTGCCCTCAAAAGCGTATACCGAGGCTCACCACCCAAAAACATCGTTCTGCGCGGCAAGAACGGCACCGGCAAAACCTCGCTAACAAAATCCATCCTGGAGACCCTTACCGAGGATTGCGCCGAAAAGGGCATCAACGTCACTACTGTCTACGTCAACTGTTCTGACTCCCACAACGACAAAAGCAGCTACGATACCACCCGAGAAATCACGAACTCCCTCCGGGAAATCCGAAATCCGTCCGGCTACGACAAAATCGGGAGCGGCTATAGCCAAGGCGAACTATACGAGAAAATGTTCGACGAACTCGAAAGCTCCGGAGATACCAACATCATCGTCCTTGACGAACTCGACGGTCTAGGTGAAGACGAGATCCTCTATAAAATCTCACGTGCAACCACAAACGGAGATCTTCCGATGGACACCGACGTCGGACTCATCGGGATCACTAACGACCCAGGCTGCATCAAAAATTTCTCACCAACCGTCAAAGACAGTCTCTGCGAGGAATTCATTGAATTTAGCCCATACAAAGCTACCGAACTCGAAGCTATCCTGGGTGCCCGCAAAGAAGAAGCATTCGTAGATGGTGTCCTCAACGATGACGTCATTCCACTCTGCTCGGCCATCACCGCTCGAGACAGCGGCAGTGCCCGGCAAGCCCTCAAACTCTTGGAGAAATCGGGTGAAATTGCGGATGATGAAAATGCTGACAATGTCTCAGTTGAGCATGTCCGTGAAGCCGACACCCAGATAGACAAAGACGACGTGAAAAATTCTCTGAAAGGCCTTACGACCCAAGAGCGACTGGCCTTACTCTCCGTTGCCATCAAAAGTATCGATCCGTCGAGTTCGTCGAATAAAGTACCAACTTCCGACCTCTTTGAAGCATACGAAACCATCGCAACAAGACATGGTCATTCTGCACGGTCATACAACCGGTTCAGCGACCGGCTCAAAGCTCTTGAACAGCAAAACCTCATCAGTCTCACGCCTACCCAGAAGTCGGGCTATCAAAACACGTTCGACCTGGAGGTCAACGCCGCGCTCCTTATCGAAGCATTCGATGAAATCGTCTCTAACGGGATGGCTGGGGAATCAAGCGGTCTCCAAAGGACAGTGGAAGCAATCATGAAACGAGCTAATGATGCAGGTGAAGTCAGCCGAAGAGACCTTACCCTCGAGACGTGCAGTTTTTGA
- a CDS encoding DUF7344 domain-containing protein, with amino-acid sequence MVVLDEHEADEVHRNELADRLATEENGTGPDGESAAGYKPVYTEVYQSHPPVLEETRRG; translated from the coding sequence CTGGTCGTTCTAGACGAACACGAGGCCGACGAGGTTCACCGTAACGAGCTGGCCGACCGACTCGCCACCGAGGAGAACGGCACCGGGCCGGACGGCGAGTCCGCAGCCGGCTATAAACCGGTGTATACTGAGGTCTACCAGTCGCACCCGCCGGTTCTGGAAGAAACACGGCGTGGTTGA
- a CDS encoding type II toxin-antitoxin system VapC family toxin, producing MNGDEDAIEKARELETNLIQQRLSSMTLFELYYGIERSNQSKAEREKVENVLSSKPVHPADTAVMRKAGRLSGQLVNEGNTVDDGDVIIGATADVVDEPVLTRNVDDFDRLGVDVETY from the coding sequence ATGAACGGCGACGAAGACGCCATTGAGAAGGCTCGCGAGCTGGAGACGAACCTCATCCAGCAGCGGCTGTCCTCAATGACGCTGTTCGAGCTCTACTACGGGATCGAGCGATCGAATCAGTCCAAAGCGGAGCGAGAAAAGGTGGAGAACGTTCTCTCCTCGAAGCCAGTCCATCCAGCCGACACAGCAGTCATGCGGAAGGCCGGGCGACTGTCAGGGCAACTTGTGAACGAGGGCAACACCGTCGACGATGGTGACGTCATTATTGGTGCGACTGCCGATGTCGTCGATGAACCCGTGCTCACTCGGAACGTCGACGACTTCGACCGCCTCGGCGTCGACGTCGAAACCTACTAA
- a CDS encoding antitoxin VapB family protein, producing the protein MSKSIRLSEEAYERLEAHKKEEETFTDVVLRLAGERSLLELAGIFTDEETAALEEAIEERRERRRGELEDVADEMQGA; encoded by the coding sequence ATGTCTAAAAGTATCAGGCTTTCCGAGGAAGCCTACGAGCGGTTGGAGGCCCACAAGAAGGAGGAAGAGACGTTCACCGACGTGGTTCTCCGACTCGCCGGCGAGCGCTCCCTCCTCGAACTAGCCGGGATCTTCACCGACGAGGAGACCGCGGCCCTAGAAGAGGCGATCGAGGAGCGACGAGAACGGCGCCGCGGCGAGTTAGAAGACGTCGCCGACGAGATGCAGGGTGCATAG